The following are encoded in a window of Thunnus albacares chromosome 17, fThuAlb1.1, whole genome shotgun sequence genomic DNA:
- the aspdh gene encoding putative L-aspartate dehydrogenase, producing MATSNSSLRIGVVGYGHLGQYLVERILKDGAAVGLTLAFVWNRNSEKIKGLIADELILGDLSSFADRRCDVIVEVCHPQIVKEFGLHFLSQSHLMVGSPSALSDADLNQKLRQAAQLHGRTLYVPSGALWGGQDIQRLNDSGALKALFIRMSKHPSCFRLTGDVLSDWTEGEGRRVLFSGSVAELCPLAPNNVNTMAAAAVAAGTLGFTGVQGEIVSDTALSDYHVVEVEVTGPTGFSVHTVRRNPAKLGAVTGSATYNSFWNSLLVCKGHGGRVYLC from the exons ATGGCAACCAGCAATTCTTCCCTAAGGATTGGAGTTGTAGGATATGGACATCTAG gacagTACCTGGTGGAGAGGATCCTTAAAGATGGGGCTGCTGTCGGTTTAACTCTCGCTTTTGTTTGGAACAGAAATTCTGAGAAGATCAAAGGTTTAATTGCTGATGAACTCATACTTGGTGATCTGTCATCCTTTGCAGACAg GCGGTGTGATGTGATTGTAGAGGTCTGCCATCCTCAGATAGTCAAAGAATTTGGGCTCCACTTCCTGTCTCAGTCTCATTTAATG gTGGGCTCTCCCTCTGCCCTCTCTGATGCTGATCTGAACCAAAAACTCCGTCAAGCGGCTCAGCTGCATGGTAGGACGCTCTACGTCCCCAGTGGTGCATTATGGGGAGGCCAGGACATCCAGAGGCTGAATGATAGTGGGGCCTTGAAG GCTCTGTTTATAAGAATGTCCAAGCATCCATCCTGCTTCCGGCTGACAGGAGACGTCCTCTCTGATTGGACGGAGGGGGAGGGCAGGCGTGTTTTATTCAGTGGCTCTGTGGCAGAGCTGTGCCCCCTTGCTCCTAACAACGTTAACACcatggcagcagcagcggtggcAGCAGGAACACTTGGCTTTACAGGTGTTCAAGGGGAGATTGTGTCAGACACAGC GTTAAGTGACTATCatgtggtggaggtggaggtgacTGGGCCTACTGGCTTCTCAGTGCACACAGTGAGGAGGAATCCAGCCAAACTCGGTGCTGTAACCGGCAGTGCAACGTACAACTCCTTCTGGAACAGTTTACTTG TTTGCAAAGGTCACGGAGGCAGAGTTTACTTGTGCTGA
- the zgc:55558 gene encoding GTPase KRas, with product MTEYKLVVVGAGGVGKSALTIQLIQNHFVDEYDPTIEDSYRKQVVIDGETCLLDILDTAGQEEYSAMRDQYMRTGEGFLCVFAINNTKSFEDVHLYREQINRVKDSDSVPMVLVGNKSDLSSRSVETRQAQELARTYGVPFVETSAKTRQGVEEAFYSLVREIRRYKETNRSNKKSKKNTQRRCIIL from the exons ATGACCGAGTACAAACTTGTGGTGGTCGGGGCAGGAGGCGTGGGGAAGAGCGCCCTCACTATCCAGCTCATCCAGAACCACTTTGTGGATGAATATGATCCAACCATCGAG GACTCCTACAGAAAACAGGTGGTGATTGACGGAGAGACGTGTCTGTTGGACATCCTGGACACTGCAGGTCAGGAGGAGTACAGCGCTATGAGGGACCAATACATGAGGACAGGAGAGGGCTTCCTCTGCGTGTTCGCCATCAACAACACCAAGTCCTTTGAGGACGTTCACCTCTACAG AGAGCAGATCAACCGGGTGAAGGACAGTGACAGCGTTCCCATGGTGTTGGTGGGGAACAAAAGCGACCTGAGTTCCCGCTCGGTGGAGACGCGGCAGGCGCAGGAACTGGCACGAACCTACGGTGTGCCGTTTGTTGAGACTTCCGCCAAAACCAGACAG GGTGTAGAAGAAGCTTTTTATTCGCTAGTACGGGAGATTAGAAGATATAAAGAGACCAACCGCAGCAACAAGAAGAGCAAGAAGAACACTCAGAGACGTTGCATAATACTATAG
- the pold1 gene encoding DNA polymerase delta catalytic subunit, giving the protein MDFKRRNGGPFNGGASQAKRGRTAAEWEDSPSQFEEELLMFDEAEMEAEEMEGQAGHDVIPVGDLFSADLNPRWRRPHAPPLEPSSDTLVFQQIDLDHYLGLSVAGMPGQSQGKVPIIRMFGVTDSGNSVCCHVHGFAPYFYVPAPSGFKPDYLGEFKRELNSVVLKDMRSNKDNISVTVLAVEITRKENMYGYHGKRILDFLRITMAMPRLIAPAKRLLEQGFKFGHFPLQGYQSFEANIDFEIRFMVDCDVVGCCWIELPKGKYRLREEKSTGDTDSQYPGKVSLCQYEIDVGWTDLISHPAEGDWQRIAPLRVLSFDIECAGRKGIFPEADKDPVIQIASMVQRQGETEPFIRTVFTLQSCASIVGSQILCFTQESQLLQSWAEFLRTVDPDIITGYNIQNFDFPYLLNRAAALKVNLFPYLGRVRTTKSVLRDLNFQSKQMGRRENKVINMEGRVQFDLLQVLLRDYKLRSYTLNAVSFHFLQEQKEDVQHSIITDLQNGNEQTRRRLAVYCLKDAYLPLRLLQKLMCVINYMEMARVTGVPLTYLLSRGQQIKVVSQLLRQAMKQDLVMPVVKTEGGEDYTGATVIEPEKGYYSLPIATLDFSSLYPSIMMAHNLCYTTLLQKGSAEKLGLSSEDFIKTPTGDQFVKSSVRKGLLPEILENLLSARKRAKAELKKETDPFKKQVLDGRQLALKISANSVYGFTGAQVGKLPCLEISQSVTGFGRQMIEQTKQLVESKYTISNGYKADAKVIYGDTDSVMVKLGVATVRESMDIGKEAAEWVSSHFTPPIKLEFEKVYYPYLLINKKRYAGLYFSSNADTHDKMDCKGIETVRRDNCPLVANLINTCLQRILIDRDPQGAVAHAKEVISDLLCNRIDISQLVITKELTRTAQEYAGKQAHVELAERMRKRDAGSAPNLGDRVPYVIIKAAKGAAAYMKSEDPIYVLENNIPIDTQYYLEQQLSKPLLRIFEPILGESKAESILLKGDHTRCKTVLTSKVGGLMAFAQKRSTCIGCKAVLKTDAAVCDFCKKKESELYQKEIFHLNTLEERFSRLWTQCQRCQGSLHEDVLCTSRDCPIFYMRKKVQKDLDDQSKLVSRFGW; this is encoded by the exons ATGGATTTTAAAAGACGCAATGGTGGCCCCTTCAATGGTGGTGCGTCCCAGGCCAAACGGGGTAGGACGGCTGCTGAATGGGAGGACAGTCCATCGCAGTTTGAAGAGGAATTGCTCATGTTTGACGAAGCAGAGATGGAggcagaggagatggaggggcAGGCAGGGCATGATGTTATTCCTGTCG GGGACCTCTTCTCAGCAGACCTTAACCCTCGATGGCGGCGGCCTCATGCCCCCCCGCTGGAACCATCTTCTGATACTTTGGTGTTTCAGCAGATTGATCTTGACCATTATTTAG GGCTGAGTGTGGCTGGCATGCCTGGCCAGTCACAGGGAAAAGTCCCGATCATTCGGATGTTTGGGGTGACAGACAGTGGCAACAGTGTGTGCTGTCATGTTCACGGTTTCGCACCTTACTTCTACGTGCCTGCACCAAGTG GGTTCAAACCTGATTACCTGGGTGAATTTAAAAGAGAGTTGAACAGTGTTGTGTTGAAGGACATGCGCTCCAATAAAGACAACATCTCTGTCACTGTGTTGGCTGTGGAGATCACCCGCAAAGAGA ATATGTATGGTTACCATGGGAAACGTATTCTGGATTTCTTGCGGATAACCATGGCGATGCCTCGTCTCATTGCTCCCGCAAAGAGACTGCTGGAGCAGGGCTTCAAGTTTGGACATTTCCCCCTCCAGGGTTACCAATCCTTCGAGGCCAACATAGATTTTGaaatcag GTTTATGGTGGACTGTGATGTGGTGGGATGCTGCTGGATTGAACTTCCCAAAGGCAAATACAGATTACGTGAAGAGAAGAGCACGGGAGACACGGATTCTCAGTACCCGGGCAAG GTGTCCTTGTGTCAGTATGAGATTGATGTAGGATGGACAGATTTAATAAGTCACCCAGCAGAGGGAGACTGGCAGAGGATCGCACCGCTCAGAGTCCTCAGTTTTGACATCGAGTGTGCAGGAAGAAAAg GAATCTTCCCAGAAGCAGACAAAGACCCTGTGATTCAGATTGCGTCTATGGTGCAGCGACAGGGTGAGACAGAGCCCTTCATTCGCACGGTGTTCACGCTCCAGTCCTGCGCCAGCATCGTGGGCAGTCAGATATTGTGCTTCACACAAGAGAGTCAGCTACTGCAG AGCTGGGCGGAGTTTTTGAGGACAGTGGACCCAGACATCATCACCGGATACAACATCCAAAACTTTGACTTTCCCTACTTGCTCAACAGGGCTGCTGCTTTAAAG GTGAATCTGTTTCCCTACTTGGGCCGAGTGCGAACCACCAAGTCAGTCTTGCGAGACCTAAACTTTCAGAGCAAGCAGATGGGCCGCAGAGAGAACAAGGTCATCAACATGGAGGGCCGTGTTCAGTTTGATCTGCTGCAG gTTCTCCTCAGGGACTACAAACTGCGCTCGTACACGCTGAACGCTGTGAGTTTCCACTTCCTGCAAGAACAGAAGGAGGATGTGCAACACTCCATCATCACTGATCTGCAG AATGGCAACGAACAGACACGCCGTCGTTTGGCGGTGTACTGCCTGAAAGACGCCTATCTCCCGCTGCGTCTGCTGCAGAAGCTGATGTGTGTGATCAACTACATGGAGATGGCCAGAGTGACCGGTGTGCCTCTCACCTACCTGCTCTCAAGAGGACAACAGATCAAAGTTGTCTCTCAGCTGCTGCGACAG GCCATGAAACAGGACCTGGTCATGCCTGTTGTAAaaacagaaggaggagaagatTACACTGGAGCAACTGTCATTGAGCCAGAGAaagg GTATTACAGCCTTCCCATTGCCACCCTGGATTTCTCCTCCTTGTATCCGTCCATCATGATGGCTCACAATCTGTGCTACACCACCCTGCTGCAGAAAGGCTCAGCGGAGAAACTagg TCTGTCATCAGAGGATTTCATCAAGACTCCGACTGGTGATCAGTTTGTGAAGAGTTCTGTGAGGAAAGGACTTCTACCTGAGATCCTGGAGAACCTGCTGTCTGCCAGAAAGAG GGCCAAGGCTGAGCTGAAGAAGGAAACTGACCCTTTCAAGAAGCAGGTGCTGGACGGCCGACAACTGGCCCTCAAAATCAGCGCAAACTCTGTCTATGGCTTCACGGGGGCCCAGGTGGGCAAGCTGCCCTGCCTAGAGATCTCCCAG AGCGTCACTGGTTTTGGAAGACAGATGATTGAGCAAACCAAACAGTTGGTGGAGTCAAAGTACACCATTTCCAACGGTTACAAGGCTGATGCCAAG gtaATTTATGGGGACACAGACTCCGTCATGGTTAAGCTTGGTGTGGCCACAGTGAGGGAGTCCATGGATATCGGGAAGGAGGCAGCCGAGTGGGTGTCGTCCCATTTCACACCACCCATCAAACTGGAGTTTGAGAAG GTGTACTACCCGTACCTGCTGATCAACAAGAAGCGCTACGCAGGCCTGTATTTCTCCTCCAACGCAGACACACACGACAAGATGGACTGTAAAGGCATCGAGACTGTCCGAAGAGACAACTGCCCTCTGGTGGCTAACCTTATTAACACCTGTCTGCAGAGAATCCTCAtagacag GGATCCTCAGGGTGCTGTGGCTCATGCCAAGGAAGTGATATCCGACCTGCTGTGTAACCGTATCGACATCAGCCAGCTGGTCATCACCAAGGAGCTGACGCGTACCGCCCAGGAGTATGCTGGCAAACAGGCGCACGTGGAGCTGGCCGAGAG GATGAGGAAGAGAGATGCAGGCAGCGCCCCCAACCTGGGAGACAGAGTTCCATATGTCATCATTAAGGCTGCGAAGGGAGCAGCAGCTTACATGAAGTCAGAG GACCCTATCTATGTGCTGGAGAACAACATTCCCATCGACACACAATACTACCTGGAACAGCAGCTGTCCAAGCCCCTGCTGAGAATATTTGAGCCCATCCTGGGAGAGAGCAAGGCAGAGAGCATCCTGCTCA AGGGAGACCACACTCGCTGTAAGACCGTGTTGACGTCGAAGGTCGGGGGCCTCATGGCATTTGCTCAGAAGAGGAGCACCTGTATCGGCTGCAAAGCTGTGCTGAAGACAgacg CGGCTGTGTGCGATTTCTGTAAGAAGAAGGAGTCGGAACTTTACCAAAAAGAG ATCTTTCACCTAAACACTCTGGAGGAGCGTTTCTCTCGCCTGTGGACTCAGTGTCAGCGTTGTCAAGGCTCCCTCCATGAGGATGTGCTCTGTACCAG CCGAGACTGTCCCATCTTCTACATGAGGAAGAAGGTTCAGAAAGATTTGGATGATCAGAGCAAGCTGGTGTCTCGTTTTGGATGGTGA
- the tmem86b gene encoding lysoplasmalogenase translates to MDILETHAYDRRQRRNLSCALLFSLLPFFLATAAYFYLWTPNSPASIVSAGVKSAPILLLAVVVLYWNGGQSVLGVVGGLLFSAVGDVCLIWPELFIHGMGAFAVAHLLYSVAFLSARYAPNSSSSWIRFLYLILFMIGGGFYVYIYPFLRKAPDSDALVPAVGVYAILITLMGTLAVRTRHPATLFGSLFFMVSDLMLALQVFKAIAPLQHGNSVIMVTYYLAQLLIAVGDVKAVDDTDDFSKWKRS, encoded by the exons ATGGACATCCTTGAGACACATGCCTATGACAGGCGGCAGAGGAGAAATCTG TCCTGTGCTCTCCTATTTTCTCTCTTGCCTTTTTTTCTGGCCACAGCTGCATACTTCTACTTGTGGACCCCCAACTCCCCCGCGTCCATCGTGTCAGCAGGTGTCAAATCAGCACCGATACTCCTGTTGGCTGTAGTGGTGCTGTACTGGAACGGAGGTCAGAGTGTCCTGGGAGTGGTAGGAGGACTACTTTTCTCTGCGGTCGGTGACGTGTGCCTGATTTGGCCTGAGCTGTTTATCCATG GAATGGGTGCATTTGCCGTGGCTCATCTGCTGTACTCAGTCGCCTTCCTCTCGGCTCGTTATGCACCAAATTCCTCTTCCTCCTGGATCCGCTTTCTATATCTGATCCTGTTCATGATTGGGGGAGGTTTCTATGTTTACATATATCCATTTCTGAGGAAGGCACCAGACTCAGATGCGCTCGTTCCAGCTGTGGGGGTGTATGCAATCTTAATTACTCTCATGGGGACATTAGCTGTGAGGACCCGTCATCCAGCAACACTGTTCGGAAGTTTGTTCTTCATGGTGTCTGACCTTATGCTGGCTCTGCAAGTTTTCAAGGCAATAGCACCTCTGCAGCATGGTAACTCTGTTATCATGGTGACATATTATTTGGCACAGCTTCTAATCGCTGTGGGCGATGTAAAGGCGGTGGATGACACGGATGACTTTTCAAAATGGAAGAGGTCCTAA
- the gys1 gene encoding glycogen [starch] synthase, muscle, with product MPLARSLSVTSLSGMEDWDEEFDLEDAVLFEIAWEVANKVGGIYTVIQTKARLTSEEWGENYFLVGPYVESNVRTQVELIEPTNPELKRTIDKMNSSGCKIYFGRWLIEGSPYVILIDVGFTAWSLDTWKSELWEHCGIGVPWFDREANDAVLFGFLTVWLLGEFAAQCGGPSHIVAHFHEWLAGLGLVLCRQRQLPVATIFTTHATLLGRYLCAGNVDFYNKLSEFNVDKEAGDRQIYHRYCIERAAAHCAHVFTTVSQITAIEAEHLLKRKPDIVTPNGLNVKKFSAVHEFQNLHAQSKARIQEFVRGHFYGNLDFNLDKCLFLFIAGRYEFSNKGADVFLEALARLNYLLRVNHSDVTVIAFFIMPARTNNFNVETLKGQAVRKQLWDTAHTVKERFGKKLYESLLVGQLPDVSKMLDKEDFTMMKRAIFATQRQCQPPICTHNMLEDSTDPILNCVRRIGLFNSSADRVKIIFHPEFLSSTSPLLPMDYEEFVRGCHLGVFPSYYEPWGYTPAECTVMGIPSVSTNLSGFGCFMEEHIADPSAYGIYILDRRYRGVDESCNQLTSFLFQFCKQSRRQRIIQRNRTERLSDLLDWRYLGRYYIAARHMALAKAYPDTFMYEPHDSTPTAGFRYPRPASVPPSPSLSRHSSPHHSEAEDNDEDERYDEDLEAEKDRMNIRQPYTLPFKNSKISVIHGANGYSDGVTSDKN from the exons ATGCCGCTGGCTCGCAGCCTGTCCGTCACATCCCTGTCGGGGATGGAGGACTGGGACGAGGAGTTTGATTTGGAGGATGCTGTTCTTTTTGAAATCGCGTGGGAGGTCGCTAACAAAG TTGGAGGCATCTACACCGTCATCCAGACCAAAGCCCGTCTGACCTCAGAGGAATGGGGGGAGAACTATTTCCTGGTGGGTCCCTACGTGGAGAGCAACGTGCGCACTCAGGTGGAGCTGATCGAGCCCACTAACCCCGAGCTGAAGAGAACCATTGACAAGATGAACTCCAGTGGGTGTAAG ATCTACTTCGGCCGCTGGCTTATTGAGGGCAGTCCCTATGTTATTCTGATTGATGTTGGGTTCACCGCCTGGTCTCTGGACACCTGGAAGAGTGAGCTGTGGGAACACTGCGGCATCGGTGTGCCGTGGTTTGACCGTGAGGCCAACGATGCTGTGCTGTTCGGGTTCCTGACAGTCTGGCTTCTGGGAGAG TTCGCAGCCCAGTGCGGGGGGCCGTCACACATCGTGGCCCATTTCCATGAGTGGTTGGCTGGCCTGGGCCTGGTGTTGTGTAGACAGAGACAGCTGCCCGTCGCAACCATCTTCACCACTCATGCCACACTCCTGGGACGCTACCTGTGTGCTGGAAATGTGGACTTCTATAACAAACtttcagag TTCAACGTGGATAAAGAAGCAGGTGATAGACAGATCTACCACCGTTACTGTATTGAGCGGGCGGCTGCACACTGTGCCCACGTCTTCACCACAGTGTCACAGATCACAGCCATTGAGGCAGAGCACCTACTCAAGAGGAAAccag ACATCGTCACTCCCAATGGGCTCAATGTGAAGAAGTTCTCAGCTGTGCATGAGTTTCAAAACCTCCACGCTCAGAGCAAGGCTCGGATTCAGGAGTTCGTCAGGGGACACTTCTACGG GAACCTTGACTTCAACCTGGACAAGTGTTTGTTCCTCTTCATTGCCGGAAGATATGAATTTTCCAACAAAGGAGCCGACGTCTTCTTGGAGGCTTTAGCCCGACTGAACTATCTACTGAGA GTCAACCACAGTGACGTGACCGTCATCGCATTCTTCATCATGCCGGCTCGCACAAACAACTTCAATGTGGAGACCTTGAAAGGCCAGGCAGTCAGGAAGCAGCTCTG GGATACTGCTCACACTGTGAAGGAACGTTTCGGAAAGAAACTTTATGAATCTCTTCTAGT tgGGCAGCTGCCAGATGTGTCAAAGATGCTGGACAAAGAGGATTTCACCATGATGAAGCGTGCCATCTTTGCCACTCAGAGACAGTGCCAGCCTCCAATCTGTACCCATAACATGCTGGAGGACAGCACCGACCCCATCCTAAACTGTGTCCGCCGTATCGGCCTCTTCAACAGTTCTGCTGACCGTGTCAAG ATTATTTTCCATCCAGAGTTCCTTTCATCCACCTCTCCGCTGCTTCCCATGGATTATGAGGAGTTTGTAAGAGGCTGCCATCTCGGTGTCTTCCCCTCTTATTATGAGCCTTGGGGCTACACACCAG CTGAGTGCACCGTTATGGGAATTCCATCCGTCTCAACTAACCTGTCAGGCTTTGGCTGTTTCATGGAGGAACACATAGCAGACCCCTCAGCATACG GTATTTACATCCTGGACCGGCGGTATCGAGGGGTGGACGAGTCGTGTAACCAGCTCACTTCCTTCCTGTTCCagttctgcaagcagagtcgGCGCCAGCGGATCATCCAGAGGAACCGGACTGAGCGTCTAAGTGATCTCCTGGACTGGAGATACCTTGGCAGG TATTATATAGCTGCCCGTCATATGGCCTTGGCTAAAGCCTACCCTGACACCTTTATGTACGAACCTCATGACAGCACCCCG ACCGCAGGTTTCCGCTACCCCCGACCGGCCTCTGTGCCACCGTCCCCGTCTCTGTCCCGCCATTCCTCCCCTCACCACAGCGAGGCTGAGGACAATGATGAAGATGAACGCTATGACGAGGATCTGGAGGCAGAAAAGGACCGGATGAACATCCGCCAGCCCTACACCCTGCCGTTCAAAAATTCAAAGATTTCTGTTATCCATGGGGCCAATGGGTACAGCGACGGTGTCACAAGTGACAAaaactga